One segment of Streptomyces sp. YIM 121038 DNA contains the following:
- a CDS encoding class I SAM-dependent methyltransferase, giving the protein MSTSSDGTPASRTFDDLVAEAAAAPTQGWDFSWFEGRATEARPSWGYARAMGERLRDAEAALDVQTGGGEVLASAPSLPAVAVATEGWPPNVAKATALLHPRGAVVVASAEDAPLPFADGAFDLVTSRHPVTPHFAEIARVLRPGGTYFAQHVGPSSVFELVEYFLGEQPAEVRNARDPEGERAAAEAAGLDVVSLRAERLRMEFFDVGAVVHFLRKVVWMVPGFTVDAYRPRLRELHELIRAEGPFVAHSTRHLFDARKR; this is encoded by the coding sequence ATGAGCACCTCCAGCGACGGCACACCCGCTTCCCGTACGTTCGACGACCTCGTGGCCGAGGCCGCGGCCGCCCCCACCCAGGGCTGGGACTTCTCCTGGTTCGAGGGCAGGGCCACCGAAGCGCGGCCCTCGTGGGGGTACGCGCGGGCCATGGGGGAGCGGCTGCGCGATGCGGAGGCCGCGCTCGACGTGCAGACGGGGGGCGGGGAGGTGCTGGCGTCCGCGCCCTCGTTGCCCGCGGTCGCCGTGGCCACGGAGGGCTGGCCGCCGAACGTGGCGAAGGCGACGGCACTGCTGCACCCGCGCGGCGCGGTCGTCGTGGCCTCGGCCGAGGACGCGCCGCTGCCGTTCGCGGACGGCGCCTTCGACCTGGTCACGAGCAGGCACCCCGTCACGCCGCACTTCGCCGAGATCGCGCGGGTGCTGCGGCCCGGCGGGACGTACTTCGCCCAGCACGTGGGCCCGAGCAGCGTGTTCGAGCTCGTCGAGTACTTCCTGGGGGAGCAGCCCGCGGAGGTCAGGAACGCCCGCGACCCCGAGGGCGAGCGGGCCGCGGCCGAGGCCGCCGGGCTCGACGTGGTGTCGCTGCGCGCCGAGCGCCTGCGGATGGAGTTCTTCGACGTCGGGGCCGTCGTCCACTTCCTGCGGAAGGTGGTGTGGATGGTGCCCGGGTTCACCGTCGACGCGTACCGGCCGCGACTGCGCGAGCTGCACGAGCTGATCCGGGCGGAAGGACCGTTCGTGGCCCACAGCACCCGGCACCTCTTCGACGCGCGCAAGCGCTGA
- a CDS encoding helix-turn-helix domain-containing protein — translation MAKGKGPYVCGLDAAVDVVGGKWKPMILWALYAGGTLRFGELRRHVPGVSEKMLIQQLREMETDGIVHREVYREVPPKVEYSLTDLGQSLNRALEPLGLWGDANMERLVANQEAKAAAAVARGA, via the coding sequence ATGGCGAAGGGCAAGGGGCCGTACGTGTGCGGTCTGGACGCGGCCGTGGACGTCGTCGGCGGCAAGTGGAAGCCCATGATCCTGTGGGCGCTGTACGCGGGGGGCACCCTGCGGTTCGGGGAGCTGCGGCGGCACGTCCCCGGCGTCAGCGAGAAGATGCTGATCCAGCAGCTGCGGGAGATGGAGACGGACGGCATCGTGCACCGCGAGGTCTACCGCGAGGTGCCGCCCAAGGTGGAGTACTCCCTCACCGACCTCGGCCAGTCCCTGAACCGGGCCCTGGAGCCGCTCGGCCTGTGGGGCGACGCGAACATGGAGCGCCTGGTCGCCAATCAGGAGGCCAAGGCCGCCGCCGCGGTCGCGCGCGGCGCCTGA
- a CDS encoding DUF192 domain-containing protein has translation MATLTVPGSGSPFAVPLEVADSPRARRRGLLGRDGVPGALLLPRTSAVHTLGMRFAVDVAYLDRRSRVLAVRTMRPGRVGLPRLRARRVVEAEAGAMAAWGVRRGVRLVVDLDGPDRNGA, from the coding sequence ATGGCGACGCTGACGGTGCCCGGCTCCGGGAGCCCCTTCGCGGTCCCCCTGGAGGTGGCGGACTCGCCCCGCGCGCGGCGGCGCGGGCTGCTCGGCCGGGACGGCGTCCCGGGCGCCCTGCTGCTGCCGCGTACGAGCGCGGTGCACACCCTGGGGATGCGGTTCGCGGTGGACGTGGCGTACCTGGACCGGAGGTCCCGCGTGCTCGCGGTGCGGACGATGCGGCCGGGCCGGGTGGGCCTGCCCCGGCTCCGGGCCCGGCGCGTGGTGGAGGCGGAGGCCGGAGCGATGGCGGCGTGGGGGGTCCGCAGGGGCGTGCGCCTGGTGGTGGACCTGGACGGGCCGGATCGGAACGGCGCCTAG
- the mgrA gene encoding L-glyceraldehyde 3-phosphate reductase, translating to MNDISPYAAAPDRYDTMEYRRTGRSGLRLPAVSLGLWHNFGDDRTLDSQRAILRRAFDLGVTHFDLANNYGPPPGSAELNFGKLFAQDFAPYRDELVVSTKAGYLMHPGPYGEWGSRKYLLSSLDSSLRRMGLDHVDVFYSHRFDPDTPLEETMGALASAVQQGKALYVGVSSYTSEQTAEAARLLREMGVRPLIHQPSYSMINRWTEDDGLLDTLEAEGMGCISFVPLAQGLLTDKYLKGIPEGSRATQGKSLDPGLLSDEVVRRLNGLNDIAARRGQSLAQLALNWVLRDERMTSALIGASSVRQLEENVAALSGPKLTEAELEEIDTFAVSTPGTNIWAGRS from the coding sequence ATGAACGACATCTCCCCGTACGCCGCCGCCCCCGACCGCTACGACACGATGGAGTACCGCCGCACCGGCAGGAGCGGCCTGCGGCTGCCGGCCGTCTCGCTCGGCCTCTGGCACAACTTCGGCGACGACCGCACGCTCGACTCCCAGCGGGCGATCCTGCGCCGCGCCTTCGACCTGGGCGTCACCCACTTCGACCTGGCGAACAACTACGGCCCGCCGCCCGGCAGCGCGGAGCTGAACTTCGGCAAGCTCTTCGCCCAGGACTTCGCCCCCTACCGGGACGAGCTGGTCGTCTCGACCAAGGCGGGCTATCTGATGCACCCCGGCCCGTACGGCGAGTGGGGCTCCCGCAAGTACCTCCTGTCGTCGCTCGACTCCTCGCTGCGGCGCATGGGCCTGGACCACGTCGACGTCTTCTACTCGCACCGCTTCGACCCGGACACCCCGCTGGAGGAGACCATGGGCGCCCTCGCGTCCGCGGTCCAGCAGGGCAAGGCGCTGTACGTCGGCGTCTCCTCGTACACCAGCGAGCAGACCGCCGAGGCCGCGCGGCTGCTGCGCGAGATGGGGGTCCGTCCGCTCATCCACCAGCCCTCGTACTCGATGATCAACCGCTGGACCGAGGACGACGGCCTGCTCGACACCCTGGAGGCGGAGGGCATGGGCTGCATCTCCTTCGTGCCGCTCGCGCAGGGCCTGCTGACCGACAAGTACCTGAAGGGCATCCCCGAGGGCTCGCGCGCGACCCAGGGCAAGTCGCTCGACCCCGGGCTCCTCAGCGACGAGGTCGTACGCCGCCTCAATGGCCTGAACGACATCGCGGCGCGGCGCGGCCAGTCGCTCGCGCAACTGGCGCTGAACTGGGTGCTGCGGGACGAGCGCATGACGTCGGCGCTCATCGGCGCGTCCAGCGTGCGGCAGCTGGAGGAGAACGTGGCGGCGCTGTCCGGGCCGAAGCTCACGGAGGCGGAGCTCGAGGAGATCGACACCTTCGCGGTGTCGACGCCGGGGACGAACATCTGGGCCGGTCGGAGCTGA
- a CDS encoding isoprenyl transferase, with protein MSLRDLVYRLYAHRVEGRLDHAQVPKHIGVILDGNRRWAKASGGTTAQGHQAGAYKIEEFLGWCAETDVEVVTLWMLSTDNLDRPDEELVPLVGIIEETVRSLAADGRWRVHHVGTLDLLPGRTQRVLKEAEQATDTNTGILVNVAVGYGGRQEIADAVRSLLLDHAERGTSIEDVADSVDVEQISKHLYTSGQPDPDLVIRTSGEQRLSGFMLWQSAHSEYYFCEVFWPAFRKVDFLRALRDYAARHRRYGG; from the coding sequence GTGAGCTTGCGCGACCTGGTGTACCGGCTGTACGCACACCGGGTGGAGGGCCGCCTCGACCACGCGCAGGTGCCCAAGCACATCGGCGTCATCCTCGACGGCAACCGCCGCTGGGCGAAGGCCTCCGGCGGCACCACCGCGCAGGGCCACCAGGCGGGCGCGTACAAGATCGAGGAGTTCCTCGGCTGGTGCGCCGAGACCGACGTCGAGGTCGTCACGCTGTGGATGCTGTCCACCGACAACCTCGACCGCCCCGACGAGGAGCTCGTCCCGCTCGTCGGCATCATCGAGGAGACGGTCCGCAGCCTCGCGGCCGACGGCCGCTGGCGCGTGCACCACGTGGGCACCCTCGACCTGCTCCCGGGCCGCACCCAGCGGGTCCTCAAGGAGGCCGAGCAGGCCACCGACACCAACACGGGGATACTCGTCAACGTGGCCGTCGGCTACGGCGGCCGCCAGGAGATCGCCGACGCCGTCCGCTCCCTGCTGCTCGACCACGCCGAGCGCGGCACCTCCATCGAGGACGTCGCCGACAGCGTCGACGTCGAACAGATCTCCAAGCACCTCTACACCAGCGGCCAGCCGGACCCCGACCTGGTGATCCGGACGAGTGGTGAACAACGCCTCTCCGGCTTCATGCTCTGGCAGTCCGCTCACTCCGAGTACTACTTCTGCGAAGTCTTCTGGCCGGCGTTCCGGAAGGTGGACTTCCTGCGTGCGCTGCGTGATTACGCCGCGCGCCACCGCCGTTACGGTGGATGA
- a CDS encoding PhoH family protein, translating into MVTSTKRQQGRRTYVLDTSVLLADPNALARFDEHEVVLPIVVVTELEAKRHHPELGYFARQALRLLDDFRIRYGRLDAPIPIGSLGGTLRVELNHSDPGVLPAGYRLGDNDSRILAVARNLQAEGYDVTVVSKDLPLRIKASSVGLLAEEYRAELAITDSSGWTGMSELTLSGEQVDLLYETETLYVPEASELPVHTGLTIQSERGKALGRVTAEGSVRLVRGDREAFGLKGRSAEQRVALDLLLDPDVGIVSMGGRAGTGKSALALCAGLEAVLERRQHQKVMVFRPLYAVGGQELGYLPGTEAEKMGPWAQAVFDTLGSVAGKEVIEEVSARGMLEVLPLTHIRGRSLHDAFVIVDEAQSLERNVLLTVLSRIGANSRVVLTHDVAQRDNLRVGRYDGVVAVIEKLKGHPLFAHVTLTRSERSQIAALVTEMLEDSQI; encoded by the coding sequence GTGGTGACCAGCACGAAGCGCCAGCAAGGCCGGCGCACCTATGTTCTCGACACCAGCGTCCTGCTCGCCGACCCGAACGCGCTCGCGCGTTTCGACGAGCACGAAGTGGTGCTGCCGATCGTCGTAGTGACGGAGCTAGAGGCCAAGCGCCACCATCCCGAACTCGGCTACTTCGCCCGGCAGGCCCTGCGCCTGCTCGACGACTTCCGCATCAGGTACGGGCGCCTGGACGCGCCCATCCCGATCGGCAGCCTGGGCGGGACGCTGCGCGTCGAGCTCAACCACTCCGACCCCGGCGTGCTCCCGGCCGGATACCGCCTGGGCGACAACGACTCGCGGATCCTCGCCGTGGCCCGCAACCTCCAGGCCGAGGGATACGACGTCACCGTCGTCTCGAAGGACCTGCCGCTGCGGATCAAGGCGTCCTCCGTCGGCCTCCTCGCCGAGGAGTACCGGGCCGAGCTCGCCATCACGGACTCCTCCGGCTGGACCGGCATGTCCGAACTGACCCTCTCCGGCGAGCAGGTCGACCTCCTCTACGAGACGGAGACGCTCTACGTCCCCGAGGCCTCCGAGCTGCCCGTGCACACCGGCCTGACCATCCAGTCCGAGCGCGGCAAGGCGCTCGGCAGGGTCACGGCCGAGGGCAGCGTCCGCCTGGTCAGGGGCGACCGCGAGGCCTTCGGGCTCAAGGGCCGCAGCGCGGAGCAGCGGGTCGCGCTCGACCTGCTCCTCGATCCGGACGTCGGCATCGTCTCGATGGGCGGCCGCGCGGGCACCGGCAAGTCCGCGCTCGCGCTCTGCGCGGGCCTGGAGGCCGTCCTGGAGCGGCGCCAGCACCAGAAGGTGATGGTCTTCCGGCCGCTGTACGCGGTGGGCGGGCAGGAGCTCGGCTATCTGCCCGGCACCGAGGCCGAGAAGATGGGCCCCTGGGCGCAGGCCGTCTTCGACACGCTCGGCTCGGTCGCGGGCAAGGAGGTCATCGAGGAGGTGTCGGCGCGGGGCATGCTGGAGGTCCTGCCGCTCACGCACATCCGGGGCCGCTCCCTGCACGACGCCTTCGTCATCGTGGACGAGGCCCAGTCCCTGGAGCGGAACGTCCTCCTGACGGTCCTGTCCCGGATCGGGGCGAACTCACGCGTCGTCCTCACCCATGACGTCGCCCAGCGCGACAACCTCCGGGTCGGGCGGTACGACGGAGTGGTCGCCGTCATCGAGAAGCTGAAGGGGCATCCGCTCTTCGCCCATGTGACGCTCACGCGCTCGGAGCGCTCGCAGATCGCGGCCCTGGTGACGGAGATGCTGGAGGACAGCCAGATCTGA
- a CDS encoding transglycosylase SLT domain-containing protein — MLEGNRVSRISVRGFAVASATAVTTVGAVVGVASGNTPSSNSNDLEATASDSTLLADIPAGEQAQVQTTSVAQQADAQAMAADSAAKKSAAEAARVQAAKNAVAKQKAAKQAEADKKAAAKEAAEKKKQQEKERLENKASRSSSRDASDFAPQSSYTVAQVQAMARQMVPAGQFQCFSNIVNHESTWNYRATNASSGAYGLVQALPGSKMSSAGADWRTNPATQIKWGLNYMNDRYGSPCGAWSFWQANNWY; from the coding sequence ATGCTGGAAGGAAACCGTGTGAGCCGGATTTCGGTCCGGGGATTCGCAGTGGCGTCGGCCACCGCGGTCACCACCGTCGGCGCCGTCGTGGGCGTTGCCTCGGGCAACACCCCGTCCTCGAACTCGAACGACCTCGAGGCGACGGCCAGCGACTCGACTCTCCTCGCAGACATCCCCGCCGGCGAGCAGGCCCAGGTGCAGACCACTTCGGTGGCGCAGCAGGCCGACGCCCAGGCGATGGCCGCCGACTCGGCCGCGAAGAAGTCCGCCGCTGAGGCCGCCCGCGTCCAGGCCGCCAAGAACGCCGTGGCCAAGCAGAAGGCCGCGAAGCAGGCGGAAGCGGACAAGAAGGCCGCCGCCAAGGAAGCCGCGGAGAAGAAGAAGCAGCAGGAGAAGGAGCGCCTGGAGAACAAGGCGAGCCGCTCCTCCTCGCGCGACGCCTCCGACTTCGCCCCGCAGAGCTCCTACACGGTGGCCCAGGTCCAGGCGATGGCCCGGCAGATGGTCCCCGCGGGCCAGTTCCAGTGCTTCAGCAACATCGTGAACCACGAGTCCACGTGGAACTACCGCGCCACCAACGCCTCCTCCGGCGCCTACGGCCTCGTCCAGGCGCTGCCCGGCTCCAAGATGTCCTCGGCGGGTGCCGACTGGCGCACCAACCCGGCCACGCAGATCAAGTGGGGCCTCAACTACATGAACGACCGCTACGGCAGCCCGTGCGGAGCCTGGAGCTTCTGGCAGGCGAACAACTGGTACTGA
- a CDS encoding AI-2E family transporter has product MSRVPGWRRRVGAGLTRLGERLDTGRAQGAPDTPEPEPAAAGRDEPSDASVISDASRTPDVSAAPGRSVSTVTAEASGPAPAEDAAPDGTHARADDSAPAARPAPADDTPAGEPAPAGAKLSLRKRYADMVRHAADARADAEGRDQGEEPSDAAADHVPAPPAYAPAIAARPDPVAAVPWGVRVAAEAGWRLLVLAGTVWVLMKVISAVQLVVFAFVAALLITALLQPTVARLSRLGLPRGLATMVTAVLGFVIMGLVGWFVVWQVMENVDTLSSQIQDGIEDLRKWLLNSPFHVTEDQINDIAKSLREAVGANSEEITSASLEGVTVIMEALTGILLAVFSTLFLLYDGPRIWKWFLRLVPAAARPGVAGAGPQAWRTLTAYVRGTVIVALIDAVFIGLGIYFLGVPMAVPLAVFIFLFAFIPLVGAVISGALAVVVALVTQGVFTAVMSLVVVLAVQQIEGHILQPFILGRAVRVHPLAVVLSVAAGGMVAGIGGAVVAVPLVAVTNTVVGHLRAYSRDLALRQAEAVADTAPAPEQLPSPPTRPSSG; this is encoded by the coding sequence ATGTCGCGAGTTCCAGGGTGGCGCCGACGCGTCGGCGCGGGCCTGACCAGGCTGGGTGAACGCCTGGACACGGGCCGCGCCCAGGGCGCCCCGGACACCCCCGAACCGGAGCCGGCCGCGGCCGGACGGGACGAGCCGTCCGACGCGTCCGTCATATCCGATGCGTCGCGTACGCCTGATGTGTCCGCTGCGCCCGGCAGGTCCGTCAGTACGGTGACCGCCGAAGCCTCCGGTCCCGCGCCCGCCGAGGACGCCGCGCCCGACGGCACGCACGCGCGCGCGGACGACTCCGCGCCCGCCGCGCGGCCCGCCCCCGCGGACGACACCCCCGCCGGGGAGCCCGCCCCGGCGGGCGCCAAGCTGTCGCTGCGCAAGCGGTACGCCGACATGGTGCGGCACGCCGCCGACGCGCGTGCCGACGCCGAGGGCCGGGACCAGGGCGAGGAGCCGTCCGACGCGGCCGCGGACCACGTGCCCGCGCCGCCCGCCTACGCCCCCGCCATCGCGGCGCGGCCCGACCCCGTGGCCGCCGTGCCGTGGGGCGTGCGGGTCGCCGCCGAGGCCGGGTGGCGGCTGCTCGTGCTCGCGGGCACGGTCTGGGTCCTGATGAAGGTCATCAGCGCGGTCCAGCTCGTCGTCTTCGCCTTCGTCGCCGCGCTGCTCATCACGGCGCTGCTCCAGCCGACCGTGGCCCGGCTCAGCAGGCTCGGCCTGCCGCGCGGGCTCGCCACGATGGTCACCGCCGTACTCGGCTTCGTGATCATGGGCCTGGTGGGCTGGTTCGTGGTCTGGCAGGTCATGGAGAACGTCGACACGCTCTCCAGCCAGATCCAGGACGGCATCGAGGACCTGCGCAAGTGGCTGCTCAACAGCCCCTTCCACGTCACCGAGGACCAGATCAACGACATCGCGAAGAGCCTGCGCGAGGCCGTGGGCGCGAACTCCGAGGAGATCACCTCCGCGAGCCTCGAAGGCGTCACCGTCATCATGGAGGCCCTGACCGGCATCCTCCTCGCGGTGTTCTCCACGCTCTTCCTGCTGTACGACGGACCGCGCATCTGGAAGTGGTTCCTGCGGCTCGTGCCCGCCGCGGCCCGGCCCGGCGTCGCGGGGGCGGGGCCGCAGGCGTGGCGCACGCTCACCGCGTATGTGCGGGGCACGGTGATAGTGGCCCTCATCGACGCGGTCTTCATCGGCCTCGGGATCTACTTCCTGGGCGTGCCGATGGCGGTGCCGCTGGCCGTCTTCATCTTCCTGTTCGCGTTCATCCCGCTGGTGGGCGCGGTGATCTCGGGCGCGCTCGCGGTCGTCGTCGCGCTGGTCACGCAGGGCGTGTTCACGGCCGTGATGTCGCTCGTGGTGGTCCTCGCGGTGCAGCAGATCGAGGGGCACATCCTCCAGCCGTTCATCCTCGGCCGCGCGGTGCGGGTGCATCCGCTGGCCGTCGTGCTCTCCGTGGCCGCGGGCGGGATGGTGGCCGGGATCGGGGGAGCGGTGGTGGCCGTGCCGCTCGTCGCCGTGACGAACACGGTGGTCGGGCATCTGCGGGCCTACTCCCGGGACCTGGCCCTGCGCCAGGCCGAGGCGGTGGCGGACACGGCTCCCGCGCCGGAGCAGCTGCCCTCCCCGCCCACCCGCCCTTCCTCCGGCTGA
- a CDS encoding alkyl hydroperoxide reductase, protein MALDELKAAVPDYAKDLKLNLGSVIGNSDLPKQQLWGTVLACAIASRSAQVLRELEPEAKANLSPEAYTAAKSAAAVMAMNNVFYRTRHLLSDPEYGTLRAGLRMNVIGNPGVEKVDFELWSLAVSAINGCGMCLDSHEQVLRKAGVDRETIQEAFKIASVIQAVGVTLESEAHLA, encoded by the coding sequence ATGGCCCTCGATGAGCTGAAGGCCGCCGTCCCGGACTACGCCAAGGACCTGAAGCTGAACCTCGGCTCGGTCATCGGCAACTCCGACCTGCCCAAGCAGCAGCTGTGGGGCACGGTGCTCGCCTGCGCGATCGCCTCGCGCTCCGCGCAGGTGCTGCGCGAGCTGGAGCCCGAGGCGAAGGCGAACCTCTCGCCGGAGGCGTACACCGCGGCCAAGTCCGCGGCCGCCGTCATGGCGATGAACAACGTCTTCTACCGCACGCGCCACCTGCTCTCCGACCCGGAGTACGGGACGCTGCGCGCGGGCCTGCGGATGAACGTCATCGGCAACCCGGGCGTGGAGAAGGTCGACTTCGAGCTCTGGTCGCTCGCGGTCTCCGCGATCAACGGCTGCGGCATGTGCCTCGACTCGCACGAGCAGGTGCTGCGCAAGGCCGGTGTGGACCGCGAGACGATCCAGGAGGCCTTCAAGATCGCTTCGGTGATCCAGGCCGTCGGCGTCACGCTGGAGTCCGAGGCGCACCTGGCCTAG
- a CDS encoding peroxiredoxin, with product MLTVGDKFPEFDLTACVSLEKGKEFEQINHKTYEGKWKIVFAWPKDFTFVCPTEIAAFGKLNDEFADRDAQVLGFSGDSEFVHHAWRKDHDDLRDLPFPMLADSKHELMRALGIEGEDGFAQRAVFIVDQNNEIQFTMVTAGSVGRNPKEVLRVLDALQTDELCPCNWSKGEDTLDAVALLAGE from the coding sequence GTGCTCACTGTCGGTGACAAGTTCCCCGAGTTCGACCTGACTGCCTGTGTCTCGCTGGAGAAGGGCAAGGAGTTCGAGCAGATCAACCACAAGACCTACGAGGGCAAGTGGAAGATCGTCTTCGCGTGGCCCAAGGACTTCACCTTCGTGTGCCCGACCGAGATCGCCGCCTTCGGCAAGCTGAACGACGAGTTCGCCGACCGTGACGCCCAGGTCCTCGGCTTCTCCGGCGACTCCGAGTTCGTGCACCACGCCTGGCGCAAGGACCACGACGACCTGCGTGACCTGCCCTTCCCGATGCTGGCCGACTCCAAGCACGAGCTCATGCGCGCGCTCGGCATCGAGGGCGAGGACGGCTTCGCGCAGCGCGCCGTCTTCATCGTCGACCAGAACAACGAGATCCAGTTCACGATGGTGACCGCCGGTTCCGTCGGCCGTAACCCCAAGGAGGTCCTGCGGGTCCTCGACGCTCTCCAGACGGACGAGCTGTGCCCCTGCAACTGGAGCAAGGGCGAGGACACCCTGGACGCGGTCGCGCTCCTGGCCGGTGAGTGA
- a CDS encoding LysR substrate-binding domain-containing protein — MATVYRGKQPSLAQLRAFAAVAEHLHFRDAAAAIGMSQPALSGAVSALEEALGVQLLERTTRKVLLSPAGERLAVRAKAVLGEVEALLEEADAVKAPFTGALRLGVIPTVAPYLLPTVLALVHEKYPDLDLQVHEEQTSSLLEGLAAGRLDLLLLAVPLGVPGVTELPLFDEDFVLVTPLDHWLGGREGIPREALRELNLLLLDEGHCLRDQALDICREAGRADAPVTTTAAGLSTLVQLVAGGLGVTLLPRTAVRVETSRSSQLLTGYFADPAPTRRVALAMRSGAARAAEYAELAEALRGALRPLPVRVL; from the coding sequence GTGGCCACTGTCTATAGGGGCAAACAGCCCAGCCTGGCGCAGCTGCGCGCCTTCGCCGCCGTCGCCGAGCATCTGCACTTCCGGGACGCCGCCGCGGCGATCGGGATGAGTCAGCCCGCGCTGTCCGGCGCCGTCTCCGCCCTGGAGGAGGCACTGGGTGTCCAGCTCCTGGAGCGGACCACCCGCAAGGTGCTGCTCTCCCCGGCCGGGGAGCGGCTCGCCGTGCGCGCCAAGGCCGTCCTCGGCGAGGTCGAGGCGCTCCTGGAGGAGGCGGACGCCGTGAAGGCGCCGTTCACGGGCGCGCTCCGGCTCGGTGTGATCCCGACCGTGGCGCCGTATCTGCTGCCGACGGTACTCGCCCTCGTCCACGAGAAGTACCCGGACCTGGATCTCCAGGTGCACGAGGAGCAGACGTCGTCGCTCCTGGAGGGCCTCGCCGCGGGGCGCCTCGACCTGCTGCTCCTCGCGGTGCCGCTCGGGGTGCCCGGCGTCACCGAACTGCCCCTGTTCGACGAGGACTTCGTCCTGGTCACCCCGCTCGACCACTGGCTTGGCGGCCGCGAGGGGATCCCCCGCGAGGCGCTGCGGGAGCTGAACCTGCTGCTCCTCGACGAGGGCCACTGCCTGCGCGACCAGGCCCTCGACATCTGCCGTGAGGCGGGCCGCGCCGATGCGCCCGTCACCACGACCGCCGCCGGGCTCTCCACCCTGGTGCAGCTCGTGGCCGGCGGGCTCGGCGTGACGCTGCTTCCGCGGACCGCAGTGCGCGTCGAGACCAGCCGCAGCAGCCAGTTGCTCACCGGGTACTTCGCCGACCCCGCGCCCACCCGGCGCGTCGCCCTCGCGATGCGCTCGGGGGCGGCCCGGGCCGCGGAGTACGCGGAGCTGGCCGAGGCGCTGCGGGGGGCGCTGCGGCCGCTGCCCGTGCGGGTGCTCTAA